From Streptomyces cyaneogriseus subsp. noncyanogenus, the proteins below share one genomic window:
- a CDS encoding phospholipase D-like domain-containing protein — translation MIPILGAPRRLCAALLLACAAVLPGPGTAAAADAAPITTGAVFNDPKGTSAEQNAVKNHIIGAIGNTQSGRLIRAALYAVTDQGYTDALLAAHARGVGVRVVLDASYSDSAAARSLIAGLGTDESAGSWVHVCATGGACVATGGTNAINHNKFFTFSRIGDAGVAEDVVIQTSANQTPVNVTKYWNNAYTRVGNTELYTAYARYFDDLVAERKSDDYYTNAKVGTEKYYFFPQKTGDVVVDILRNVSCTGNTTVGTATHKSVVRVAAFALHRDEVADALASLAAQGCSVQVVYANSNDAAGLGGRANLTLRQLNADGYLVHSKYLLVEGNYAGHPDTKWTFTGSHNLDYSSLRDNDEALLRVEGAATHDAYARNFAALLAQAAG, via the coding sequence GTGATCCCGATTCTCGGAGCCCCCCGGCGCCTGTGCGCCGCCCTCCTGCTCGCGTGCGCGGCGGTCCTGCCGGGCCCCGGCACCGCGGCCGCGGCGGACGCCGCCCCCATCACCACGGGAGCGGTGTTCAACGATCCCAAGGGGACCAGCGCGGAGCAGAACGCCGTCAAGAACCACATCATCGGTGCGATCGGCAACACCCAGAGCGGACGGCTGATCCGTGCCGCCCTGTACGCCGTGACGGACCAGGGCTACACGGACGCCCTGCTGGCCGCCCACGCCAGAGGGGTGGGCGTCCGGGTGGTGCTCGACGCGTCGTACAGCGACTCGGCCGCCGCGCGGAGCCTGATCGCCGGGCTGGGAACGGACGAGTCCGCCGGTTCCTGGGTCCATGTCTGCGCCACCGGCGGCGCCTGTGTGGCGACCGGCGGCACCAACGCCATCAACCACAACAAGTTCTTCACCTTCTCCCGTATCGGCGACGCGGGCGTGGCGGAGGACGTGGTCATCCAGACCTCGGCGAACCAGACCCCGGTCAACGTCACCAAGTACTGGAACAACGCCTACACCCGGGTCGGCAACACCGAGCTGTACACGGCGTACGCGCGGTACTTCGACGACCTGGTGGCGGAGCGCAAGAGCGACGACTACTACACCAACGCCAAGGTCGGCACGGAGAAGTACTACTTCTTCCCGCAGAAGACCGGGGACGTCGTCGTCGACATCCTCCGCAACGTCTCCTGCACCGGCAACACCACGGTCGGCACGGCCACGCACAAGTCCGTCGTGCGGGTGGCCGCCTTCGCGCTGCACCGCGACGAGGTCGCCGACGCCCTGGCCTCCCTGGCCGCCCAGGGATGCTCGGTCCAGGTGGTGTACGCCAACAGCAACGACGCGGCCGGCCTCGGCGGGCGCGCCAACCTGACGCTGAGGCAGCTCAACGCCGACGGCTATCTGGTGCACTCCAAGTACCTCCTGGTCGAGGGCAACTACGCCGGCCACCCCGACACCAAGTGGACCTTCACCGGTTCGCACAACCTGGACTACTCGTCCCTGCGCGACAACGACGAGGCGCTGCTGCGTGTCGAGGGCGCCGCGACGCACGACGCCTACGCCCGCAACTTCGCCGCCCTGCTCGCCCAGGCCGCCGGGTGA
- a CDS encoding DNRLRE domain-containing protein, whose translation MHDTGRRRRRGGRFLRSALVAALAGGTLGLTPLTATAADPAPVAQDAEEQALQQAARTGEPVEVVSARTETSETHALPNGNLRHTQHTLPVRVKREGEWLPVDTTLTEAAGRVAPKAASGNVTFSAGGDTRLVTLVDQGRTLSLTWPEPLPEPALEGSVATYREVFPGVDLAVQASVDGFSQALIVKTPEAAVQPELDRIDFGLRADGLELRQDTETGSLRAVNPAGQTVFASSTARMWDSSGTEPTPPTAERTATRTLSAATAAAADAAAEETSGTPTPLTPGTRSSEVGVRIGDGRVSLTPDQKLLESPDTEYPVYIDPRMTGTREAWTIAYKPHPTSSYWNGTGWGGGTTSEARVGYESSTGGTARSFFRVGSTFLAGVKVIDAQFQITETHSWSCTPKPVELYLTGSISSSTTWSNQPTWKTRQDSKDYAHGNESFGCPDKAVDFDATDAAVKAAAGKWSNVTFGLRAPQSAEDNKDEYSWKKFKPDAKLIVEFNRLPKAPWALDTVPSTKVSATECGNGSSYVTVGNTDVTLTAQVWDPDGGKVNVQFHLWPTGKHDVAPGIIFNERVQVTVISTDSRGAQARITVPKALLAQYKSASNGQFSWKAQAEDVTDSSFASDWTPTQGAPGCRFGFDPDAPTVMPSVATADGQYPETTAASGPVEGALARTEGEFEFGANGVTDTVEYLWGLDRTPPSNSVKPAVKGGSVKQKITPLTPGPHTLYVRSVDAGGNPGPVYPYRFYVKSPGVMDKPGDVNGDGNPDLFAVDGSNNLRLYGGTGGGRVATMIPLGSGGGWGGALLTHRGDWTEDFYEDLVARRSDGKLWLYPNNGQGEFTEDTKQQVYVFPDPETDIATDTAAIKQIVSVGDITPNAEAYNPDFVAVIGDQLWFLPGYTGGTVESGYLIGNSGWGGMQLGSPGDVDGDGFVDLVARNTATGDVWLYHGRSRGDADGDGVPDGGTDPASLGAPAYRTAYATGWTTTARPLITASGDSDGDGVPDLWTTTSNTSAGLEFLPGRKTGPVGAPTVVGTTGWQTIKAIS comes from the coding sequence ATGCACGACACAGGCCGAAGACGGCGCCGCGGTGGACGCTTCCTGCGAAGCGCGCTGGTGGCGGCCCTCGCCGGCGGAACACTCGGACTGACACCGCTGACGGCCACGGCGGCCGATCCGGCACCGGTCGCCCAGGACGCCGAGGAGCAGGCGCTCCAGCAGGCGGCCCGGACCGGTGAGCCGGTCGAGGTGGTCTCCGCCCGCACCGAGACGAGCGAGACCCACGCCCTGCCCAACGGTAATCTCCGTCACACCCAGCACACCCTTCCCGTCCGCGTGAAACGCGAGGGCGAGTGGCTGCCGGTGGACACCACCCTCACCGAGGCGGCCGGCCGTGTCGCGCCCAAGGCGGCGTCCGGCAACGTGACGTTCTCCGCCGGGGGCGACACCCGCCTGGTCACCCTCGTCGACCAGGGCCGCACCCTCTCCCTGACCTGGCCCGAGCCGCTGCCCGAGCCCGCGCTGGAAGGCTCCGTGGCCACCTACCGCGAGGTCTTCCCCGGCGTCGACCTGGCCGTGCAGGCCAGCGTGGACGGCTTCAGCCAGGCCCTCATCGTCAAGACACCCGAAGCCGCCGTCCAGCCCGAACTGGACCGCATCGACTTCGGCCTGCGCGCCGACGGCCTGGAACTGCGCCAGGACACCGAGACCGGCTCCCTGCGCGCGGTCAACCCGGCCGGGCAGACCGTCTTCGCCTCCTCGACCGCCCGCATGTGGGACTCCTCCGGCACCGAGCCGACTCCCCCGACGGCCGAAAGGACGGCGACCCGGACGCTGAGCGCGGCCACCGCCGCCGCGGCCGACGCGGCGGCCGAGGAGACCTCCGGCACGCCCACCCCGCTCACGCCCGGCACCAGGAGCAGCGAGGTCGGCGTCCGCATCGGCGACGGCCGGGTCTCGCTGACGCCGGACCAGAAGCTGCTGGAGTCGCCGGACACCGAGTACCCCGTCTACATCGACCCGCGGATGACCGGTACCCGCGAGGCGTGGACCATCGCCTACAAGCCGCACCCGACCAGCAGCTACTGGAACGGCACCGGCTGGGGCGGCGGCACCACCAGCGAGGCCCGCGTCGGCTACGAGTCGTCCACCGGCGGCACGGCCCGCTCCTTCTTCCGGGTGGGCTCCACGTTCCTCGCCGGTGTCAAGGTGATCGACGCCCAGTTCCAGATCACCGAGACCCACTCCTGGTCCTGCACGCCCAAGCCGGTGGAGCTGTACCTGACCGGGTCCATCAGCTCCTCGACCACGTGGAGCAACCAGCCGACGTGGAAGACCCGGCAGGACAGCAAGGACTACGCCCACGGCAACGAGTCGTTCGGCTGCCCCGACAAGGCCGTCGACTTCGACGCCACCGACGCCGCGGTCAAGGCCGCGGCCGGCAAGTGGTCGAACGTCACCTTCGGCCTGCGCGCCCCGCAGAGCGCCGAGGACAACAAGGACGAGTACAGCTGGAAGAAGTTCAAGCCGGACGCCAAGCTGATCGTCGAGTTCAACCGCCTGCCCAAGGCGCCGTGGGCGCTGGACACCGTGCCCAGCACCAAGGTCAGCGCCACCGAGTGCGGCAACGGTTCCTCGTACGTCACCGTCGGCAACACCGACGTGACGCTCACCGCGCAGGTCTGGGACCCCGACGGCGGCAAGGTGAACGTCCAGTTCCACCTGTGGCCCACCGGCAAGCACGACGTGGCCCCGGGCATCATCTTCAACGAGCGGGTGCAGGTCACCGTCATCAGCACCGACTCGCGGGGCGCCCAGGCCCGTATCACGGTGCCGAAGGCGCTGCTCGCCCAGTACAAGAGCGCGAGCAACGGGCAGTTCTCCTGGAAGGCCCAGGCCGAGGACGTCACCGACTCCTCGTTCGCCTCCGACTGGACGCCCACGCAGGGCGCTCCCGGCTGCCGCTTCGGCTTCGACCCGGACGCCCCGACGGTGATGCCGTCCGTCGCCACGGCGGACGGCCAGTACCCCGAGACGACCGCCGCCTCCGGCCCGGTCGAGGGAGCGCTGGCCCGCACCGAGGGCGAGTTCGAGTTCGGTGCCAACGGGGTGACGGACACCGTCGAGTACCTGTGGGGCCTGGACCGCACACCGCCGAGCAACTCGGTCAAGCCGGCCGTCAAGGGCGGCTCCGTGAAGCAGAAGATCACCCCGCTCACACCGGGCCCGCACACCCTCTACGTCCGGTCCGTGGACGCGGGCGGCAACCCCGGCCCCGTCTATCCGTACCGCTTCTACGTGAAGAGCCCGGGCGTCATGGACAAGCCGGGCGACGTCAACGGTGACGGCAACCCGGACCTGTTCGCCGTGGACGGCAGCAACAACCTCCGGCTCTACGGCGGCACCGGCGGCGGGCGGGTGGCCACCATGATCCCGCTCGGCTCCGGCGGCGGCTGGGGCGGTGCGCTGCTGACCCACCGCGGCGACTGGACCGAGGACTTCTACGAGGACCTCGTGGCCCGCCGCTCCGACGGCAAGCTGTGGCTCTACCCGAACAACGGACAGGGCGAGTTCACCGAGGACACCAAGCAGCAGGTCTACGTCTTCCCGGACCCGGAGACCGACATCGCGACCGACACGGCGGCCATCAAGCAGATCGTCTCCGTCGGCGACATCACTCCCAACGCGGAGGCGTACAACCCCGACTTCGTCGCGGTCATCGGCGACCAGCTCTGGTTCCTGCCCGGCTACACGGGCGGCACGGTGGAGTCGGGCTACCTGATCGGCAACTCCGGCTGGGGCGGGATGCAGCTCGGCTCCCCGGGCGACGTCGACGGCGACGGCTTCGTCGACCTCGTCGCCCGGAACACCGCCACCGGCGACGTCTGGCTGTACCACGGCCGCAGCCGGGGCGACGCCGACGGCGACGGCGTGCCGGACGGCGGCACCGACCCGGCGTCCCTGGGCGCTCCGGCCTACCGCACGGCGTACGCCACCGGGTGGACGACGACCGCCCGTCCGCTGATCACCGCGAGCGGCGACTCGGACGGCGACGGCGTCCCGGACCTGTGGACGACGACGTCGAACACCTCGGCGGGACTGGAGTTCCTGCCGGGCCGCAAGACCGGACCGGTGGGTGCGCCCACGGTCGTGGGGACCACCGGATGGCAGACGATCAAGGCCATCTCCTGA
- a CDS encoding RHS repeat domain-containing protein yields the protein MSLFVGMVMFVGLIPDDASAASGSSRVPDVKREPSVPGRDFTKKRPGIRNDAAADWRPTAATVSSQSFTTQVSGGGGGQSGRAPLLSGSGAGETAGVRKSPVRIHKAGTVGKRDGVRITGRAAKRAPAAPGSAVRVQVKDMATARKAGVQGLLLTAEPATGATAPAASGSVDVELDYSSFKDTYGGDWASRLRLVRMPACALTTPGKSGCRTVTELPGLNDPAARTVSATVDLAPAGAPTVLAATAAASGPGGSHEATSLSPSGSWMAGSSSGGFAWTYPVEAPEVPGGPQPEVELSYSSQAVDGRTASTNAQSSWIAEGWDYEPGYIERRFRSCSDDKGEVGGDKPNNTGDSGDLCWGSDHVVMSLGGNTTELVKKDGTDEWRPADDDGSRLQRKTGAANGGHGGEHWVLTTTDGTQYHFGLNKLPGAPEGTVTNSALTVPVFGNHPGEPCHATAFIDSDCAQVYRWNLDYVVDPLGDAMTLWWTKETNHYGQNMKADQPASYVRAAQLARIDYGLRSDKLFGVLPAGRVSFTTAERCIPSTAFDCAESKRTAANAKYWPDVPLDQECAAGAKCTDKYSPTFWTTKRLTKITTQVLSGTALNTVDSWTLEQSYPATGDGTSPALWLDSITRTGHRAGATAAMPKVTFSGTQMDNRVDGVEGLPPFSRYRIHAVDTETGGRIAVTYSARECQALEPRKMPASPESNTLRCYPQYWTPKGALAPVKDWFHKYVVTQVSEQDLVTDSPSKVTSYEYLGSPAWAWDDSEFTENKHRTWSQYRGYERVRTRVGGGTDVRQLTEHRYFRGLHGDRLPSGTRTSSLTTSDGTSFQDLPQYQGQLLEQITYESDGGPIDSATVTTPWSVKTATRTRSGTTPLEAWMTRPEKVLTRERVKGETWRTSTETTAYDSYGLPYQVEEKSPGGKVRCSTVTYARNTSVYLIELESREKTVLGACGTTGGEVVEDTRTLYDNLAFGAAPVRGLPTEIQELDGTGEGYLTIDRTEYDIHGRETATWDADNRKTSVVYTPATVQRPVKQVSTDPLGHTETTEFDTLRGLPLVETDANGKKATMEYDPLGRLLKVWETDRDPATQTPTATYDYTVRRDGPTIVTTRTLKDNGEYAVSYEILDGLLRERQTQDEAIGAGRIVNDTFYDSAGRVWKENDGYYNSAEPEPVLLQVGDNDVPSQNRTTFDGLGQPTAEITYYRGTEKLRTTTERDGDVSTTIPPKGDTVTAVFEDAEGRTERLREYTDTARTKWRDTVYEYDDLDNLVKVTAPGGAVTTFEYDKRGRQTAVVDPDGGRTEYRYDNSDNVVATTDPDKRTLVATYDAGGRPTSLRENSETGPKRIEWTYDTLAKGLPTAAIRYDNGLEYRDEVTAYDDAYRVKSTKTVIPTEETGLAGTYEYTYEYTPTGNLAWAEVPGVGGLVTERVVFRYNSDGLPIFIGGASTYLADAEYSAFGEILRTDSGPAGKKVYGSYVYDEFTRRLQSATFDRSVAPLRISETKYAYDEAGNVTKITDSPGDAAPDAGKTDTQCFVYDQLRQMTSAWSARTDDCTAGPSKDTVGGPDAYWQSFEFDAAGNRTKLVEHDPTGDTTKDVTRTYTYGKEGIGGPNALAEIKSVGPQGERLNTFGYDKRGNTTQRQHGGATQTLEWDVEGELRKVTEPVEGGGTKTTSYLYGADGERLIRRGADGSRTLYLGDAELTVSADNTKKTAERFYAHPDGMTTVRATGGVRQLLISDHHGTSHTVVNMAEATMGVTRRKSLPFGEARGQQPTAWPGQRGFVGGTVDKDTGLTRLGARDYDPLTGRFISVDPMVDYGQPATMNPYAYSNNAPATFSDPTGEFFPVLIGIAARIAIQAAIRAAARRAAAIAARKAAQAAARRAAALARKRAIEAAKRAAARARREAARKAAQAAARRVITSYSIHYTKYAIRSYYAPSTSHSRVWVAPPCCRWVVLPRLS from the coding sequence GTGTCCCTCTTCGTCGGCATGGTGATGTTCGTCGGGCTGATCCCCGACGACGCCAGTGCCGCTTCCGGGAGCTCCAGGGTCCCGGACGTGAAACGGGAACCGTCCGTACCCGGACGCGACTTCACCAAGAAGCGCCCCGGGATCCGCAATGACGCCGCCGCCGACTGGCGGCCCACCGCGGCCACGGTGTCCTCGCAGAGCTTCACCACGCAGGTGTCCGGCGGCGGGGGCGGGCAGAGCGGGCGGGCCCCGCTGCTGTCGGGCTCCGGCGCCGGGGAGACGGCCGGGGTGCGCAAGAGCCCGGTGCGCATCCACAAGGCCGGGACGGTCGGCAAGCGGGACGGTGTGCGGATCACCGGCCGTGCCGCCAAGCGGGCTCCGGCCGCGCCGGGCAGCGCGGTCCGGGTGCAGGTCAAGGACATGGCCACCGCCCGCAAGGCGGGCGTGCAGGGTCTGCTGCTGACCGCCGAGCCCGCCACCGGCGCCACCGCGCCGGCCGCGTCCGGCTCCGTCGACGTCGAGCTGGACTACTCCTCGTTCAAGGACACCTACGGCGGCGACTGGGCCTCCCGGCTGCGTCTGGTGCGGATGCCGGCCTGTGCGCTGACCACGCCGGGCAAGTCGGGCTGCCGCACCGTCACCGAGCTGCCCGGCCTGAACGACCCGGCCGCACGGACGGTGAGCGCCACCGTCGACCTGGCCCCGGCCGGCGCGCCGACGGTGCTGGCGGCGACCGCGGCCGCCTCCGGCCCCGGCGGCAGCCACGAGGCGACCTCGCTGTCGCCGTCGGGTTCCTGGATGGCCGGTTCCTCCTCCGGCGGCTTTGCCTGGACCTATCCCGTCGAGGCGCCCGAGGTGCCCGGCGGGCCGCAGCCCGAGGTGGAGCTGTCCTACTCCTCGCAGGCCGTGGACGGCCGCACCGCCTCCACCAACGCGCAGTCCTCCTGGATCGCCGAGGGCTGGGACTACGAGCCCGGCTACATCGAGCGCCGGTTCCGCTCCTGCTCCGACGACAAGGGCGAGGTCGGCGGGGACAAGCCCAACAACACCGGTGACAGCGGTGATCTGTGCTGGGGCTCGGACCATGTGGTGATGTCGCTGGGCGGCAACACCACCGAGCTGGTCAAGAAGGACGGCACCGACGAGTGGCGTCCCGCCGACGACGACGGCTCGCGCCTGCAGCGCAAGACCGGCGCCGCCAACGGCGGCCACGGCGGTGAGCACTGGGTCCTGACCACCACCGACGGCACCCAGTACCACTTCGGCCTGAACAAGCTGCCCGGCGCCCCGGAGGGCACGGTCACCAACTCCGCGCTCACCGTGCCGGTCTTCGGCAACCACCCCGGCGAGCCCTGCCACGCCACGGCGTTCATCGACTCCGACTGCGCGCAGGTCTACCGCTGGAACCTGGACTACGTGGTCGATCCGCTCGGTGACGCCATGACCCTGTGGTGGACGAAGGAGACCAACCACTACGGGCAGAACATGAAGGCCGACCAGCCGGCTTCCTATGTGCGGGCCGCGCAGCTGGCCCGGATCGACTACGGTCTGCGCTCGGACAAGCTGTTCGGTGTCCTGCCCGCCGGCCGGGTCTCCTTCACCACCGCCGAGCGCTGCATACCCAGTACGGCGTTCGACTGCGCGGAGTCCAAGCGGACGGCCGCCAACGCCAAGTACTGGCCGGACGTGCCGCTGGACCAGGAGTGCGCGGCGGGTGCCAAGTGCACCGACAAGTACTCCCCGACGTTCTGGACGACCAAGCGCCTGACGAAGATCACCACCCAGGTGCTCTCGGGCACGGCCCTGAACACCGTCGACTCCTGGACGCTGGAGCAGTCCTACCCGGCCACCGGTGACGGCACCTCGCCGGCTCTGTGGCTGGACTCCATCACCCGCACCGGCCACCGCGCCGGAGCCACCGCCGCCATGCCGAAGGTCACCTTCTCCGGCACGCAGATGGACAACCGCGTCGACGGTGTGGAGGGCCTGCCGCCGTTCTCGCGTTACCGCATCCACGCGGTCGACACGGAGACCGGTGGGCGGATCGCGGTGACGTACTCGGCGCGTGAGTGCCAGGCGCTGGAGCCGCGGAAGATGCCGGCCTCGCCGGAGTCGAACACCCTGCGCTGCTATCCGCAGTACTGGACGCCGAAGGGTGCGCTGGCGCCGGTCAAGGACTGGTTCCACAAGTACGTCGTCACGCAGGTCAGTGAGCAGGACCTGGTCACCGACAGCCCGTCCAAGGTCACCTCCTACGAGTATCTGGGCAGCCCGGCCTGGGCGTGGGACGACAGCGAGTTCACCGAGAACAAGCACCGGACCTGGTCGCAGTACCGCGGTTATGAGCGGGTGCGTACCCGTGTCGGCGGCGGTACGGACGTCAGGCAGCTCACCGAGCACCGCTACTTCCGCGGCCTGCACGGCGACAGGCTGCCCTCGGGCACCCGCACGTCCTCGCTGACCACCAGCGACGGCACCAGCTTCCAGGACCTGCCGCAGTACCAGGGCCAGTTGCTGGAGCAGATCACCTACGAATCCGACGGCGGGCCGATCGACTCGGCCACCGTGACCACGCCCTGGTCGGTGAAGACCGCCACCCGCACCCGCAGCGGCACCACGCCGCTGGAGGCGTGGATGACCCGCCCGGAGAAGGTCCTCACCCGTGAGCGGGTCAAGGGCGAGACCTGGCGGACCTCCACCGAGACCACCGCCTACGACAGCTACGGCCTGCCGTATCAGGTGGAGGAGAAGTCGCCCGGCGGGAAGGTGCGCTGCTCCACGGTCACCTACGCGCGCAACACCAGCGTGTATCTGATCGAGCTGGAGTCGCGTGAGAAGACCGTGCTCGGGGCGTGCGGCACCACCGGCGGCGAGGTCGTCGAGGACACCCGCACCCTCTACGACAACCTGGCCTTCGGCGCGGCCCCCGTCAGGGGCCTGCCCACCGAGATCCAGGAACTCGACGGCACGGGCGAGGGCTACCTCACCATCGACCGCACCGAGTACGACATCCACGGCCGTGAGACGGCGACCTGGGACGCGGACAACCGCAAGACGTCCGTGGTCTACACCCCGGCCACCGTGCAGCGTCCGGTCAAGCAGGTCTCCACCGACCCGCTCGGCCACACCGAGACCACGGAGTTCGACACCCTGCGCGGACTGCCGCTGGTGGAGACGGACGCCAACGGCAAGAAGGCCACCATGGAGTACGACCCGCTGGGCCGGCTCCTGAAGGTCTGGGAGACCGACCGCGACCCGGCCACGCAGACCCCGACCGCGACCTACGACTACACCGTGCGCCGCGACGGGCCGACGATCGTCACCACCCGCACCCTGAAGGACAACGGCGAGTACGCCGTCTCCTACGAGATCCTCGACGGACTGCTGCGCGAGCGGCAGACCCAGGACGAGGCCATCGGCGCGGGCCGGATCGTCAACGACACCTTCTACGACAGCGCCGGACGGGTGTGGAAGGAGAACGACGGCTACTACAACAGCGCCGAGCCCGAACCCGTACTCCTCCAGGTCGGCGACAACGACGTCCCCTCCCAGAACCGCACCACCTTCGACGGCCTGGGCCAGCCCACCGCCGAGATCACCTACTACCGCGGCACGGAGAAGCTGCGCACCACCACCGAACGCGACGGCGACGTCTCCACCACGATCCCGCCCAAGGGCGACACCGTCACCGCCGTCTTCGAGGACGCCGAGGGCCGCACCGAGCGGCTGCGCGAGTACACCGACACCGCACGCACCAAGTGGCGCGACACGGTGTACGAGTACGACGACCTCGACAACCTGGTCAAGGTGACCGCCCCCGGCGGCGCCGTCACCACCTTCGAATACGACAAGCGGGGACGCCAGACGGCGGTCGTCGACCCCGACGGCGGCCGGACCGAGTACCGCTACGACAACTCCGACAACGTCGTCGCCACGACCGACCCCGACAAGCGCACCCTGGTCGCCACGTACGACGCGGGTGGCCGGCCCACCTCGCTGCGCGAGAACAGCGAGACAGGCCCGAAGCGGATCGAGTGGACCTACGACACACTCGCCAAGGGCCTGCCCACGGCGGCGATCCGCTACGACAACGGTCTCGAGTACCGCGACGAGGTCACCGCCTACGACGACGCCTACCGGGTGAAGTCGACCAAGACGGTGATCCCCACCGAGGAGACCGGCCTGGCCGGCACGTACGAGTACACCTACGAGTACACCCCGACCGGCAACCTGGCGTGGGCCGAGGTGCCGGGCGTGGGCGGACTGGTGACCGAAAGGGTCGTCTTCCGCTACAACTCCGACGGCCTGCCGATCTTCATCGGAGGTGCCTCCACCTACCTCGCGGACGCCGAGTACTCGGCGTTCGGGGAGATCCTGCGTACCGATTCGGGTCCCGCGGGCAAGAAGGTGTACGGCAGCTACGTCTACGACGAGTTCACGCGCCGGCTTCAGTCGGCCACCTTCGACCGGTCCGTGGCTCCGCTGCGGATCAGCGAGACGAAGTACGCCTACGACGAGGCCGGCAACGTCACCAAGATCACCGACAGCCCCGGTGACGCGGCGCCGGACGCGGGCAAGACCGACACGCAGTGCTTCGTCTACGACCAGCTGCGGCAGATGACCTCCGCCTGGTCGGCCAGGACGGACGACTGCACGGCCGGCCCGTCCAAGGACACGGTCGGCGGCCCGGACGCGTACTGGCAGTCCTTCGAGTTCGACGCGGCGGGCAACCGCACCAAGCTCGTCGAGCACGACCCCACCGGTGACACCACCAAGGACGTCACCCGCACCTACACCTATGGCAAGGAGGGCATCGGCGGCCCCAACGCGCTCGCGGAGATCAAGTCCGTGGGCCCGCAGGGCGAACGCCTCAACACCTTCGGCTACGACAAGCGCGGCAACACCACCCAGCGGCAGCACGGCGGCGCCACCCAGACCCTGGAGTGGGACGTCGAGGGCGAGCTGCGCAAGGTGACCGAGCCGGTCGAGGGCGGCGGCACGAAGACCACGTCGTACCTCTACGGCGCGGACGGCGAGCGCCTCATCCGCCGGGGAGCCGACGGCAGCCGCACGCTCTACCTGGGCGATGCGGAACTGACCGTCAGCGCCGACAACACCAAGAAGACGGCGGAACGTTTCTACGCCCACCCCGACGGGATGACGACGGTCCGCGCGACCGGCGGCGTCCGCCAACTGCTCATCTCCGACCACCACGGCACGTCCCACACGGTCGTGAACATGGCCGAGGCGACGATGGGCGTCACCCGCCGCAAGTCGCTGCCGTTCGGCGAGGCCCGGGGGCAGCAGCCCACCGCCTGGCCCGGACAGCGGGGCTTCGTCGGGGGCACGGTCGACAAGGACACCGGGCTGACCCGGCTGGGCGCCCGTGACTACGACCCGCTGACAGGGCGGTTCATCTCCGTCGACCCGATGGTCGACTACGGCCAGCCGGCCACGATGAACCCCTACGCCTACAGCAACAACGCGCCCGCCACCTTCTCCGACCCGACGGGCGAGTTCTTCCCCGTCCTGATCGGCATCGCGGCCCGTATCGCCATCCAGGCCGCGATCCGTGCGGCGGCCCGCCGCGCGGCGGCCATCGCGGCCCGCAAGGCGGCTCAGGCGGCGGCCCGGCGCGCTGCGGCTCTCGCCCGCAAGCGTGCGATCGAGGCCGCCAAGCGTGCGGCCGCCCGCGCCCGCCGTGAGGCGGCCCGCAAGGCGGCTCAGGCGGCGGCCCGGCGCGTAATAACTTCGTATAGCATACATTATACGAAGTATGCTATACGAAGTTATTACGCGCCCTCGACGTCCCACTCCAGGGTCTGGGTGGCGCCGCCGTGCTGCCGCTGGGTGGTGTTGCCGCGCTTGTCGTAG
- a CDS encoding polymorphic toxin-type HINT domain-containing protein, whose translation MKKVAKEVRNEARESAKEEVRSGACETAAGGANSFVPGTKVLMADGSTKPIEKVKAGDKVVATDPRTGRTTVQTATATIVGKGSKDLVRITLTVHDGSDARSKATTTVTATAGHPFWVPHLRQWVDAGELKPGQWLQTSSGTWIQIGAVEAWTAKATVHNLTVTEAHTYYVLAGATPVLSHNCGEVAVDTNAVTDALSGAKTAEVDAALAGRAPVLSPTARRELLEGGHSEAAIDGWLSARGGRMGPAATAAGVAGLQARLRKMWKGKSFNPMIADDDAAVLHSAVQDGLSIITNDKRFYKNIDRLGYSSERY comes from the coding sequence GTGAAGAAGGTCGCCAAGGAAGTCAGGAACGAGGCCCGGGAGTCGGCGAAGGAGGAGGTGCGCAGCGGCGCCTGTGAGACGGCCGCGGGCGGAGCGAACAGCTTCGTTCCCGGGACGAAGGTCCTGATGGCCGACGGCTCCACCAAGCCGATCGAGAAGGTCAAGGCCGGCGACAAGGTCGTCGCCACCGACCCCAGGACCGGTAGGACCACCGTCCAGACGGCTACGGCAACGATCGTCGGCAAGGGCAGCAAGGACCTGGTGAGGATCACGCTCACCGTCCACGACGGTTCCGACGCCCGGTCCAAGGCCACGACGACGGTCACCGCGACGGCCGGCCACCCGTTCTGGGTGCCGCACCTGCGGCAGTGGGTCGACGCCGGTGAGCTGAAGCCGGGTCAGTGGCTCCAGACCTCCTCCGGCACCTGGATCCAGATCGGCGCCGTCGAGGCGTGGACGGCCAAGGCCACGGTGCACAACCTCACCGTCACCGAGGCGCACACGTACTACGTGCTGGCGGGTGCCACGCCGGTGTTGTCGCACAACTGCGGCGAGGTGGCGGTCGACACCAACGCCGTGACGGACGCGCTGTCCGGTGCGAAGACCGCCGAAGTGGACGCCGCTCTGGCCGGGCGCGCGCCCGTGCTGTCACCCACGGCGCGGCGCGAACTGCTGGAGGGCGGGCACTCGGAAGCCGCCATCGACGGCTGGTTGTCGGCGCGAGGCGGCCGTATGGGTCCCGCGGCCACCGCGGCCGGCGTCGCCGGACTGCAGGCTCGTCTCAGGAAGATGTGGAAGGGCAAGTCGTTCAATCCGATGATTGCCGACGATGATGCCGCGGTGCTGCACTCCGCGGTGCAGGACGGATTGTCGATCATCACGAACGACAAGCGGTTCTACAAGAACATCGACAGGCTCGGATACTCGAGTGAGCGATACTAG